From Streptomyces sp. NBC_00775, one genomic window encodes:
- a CDS encoding carbohydrate ABC transporter permease — MNLVRGLVRRPWRLAAEVSALLIAAVVAFPLYWMVLSAFKPAGEVESTEPRPWTLSPSLDSFRRVFGQQEFGRYFLNSLVVACSVVVASALIAFLAATAVTRFRFRFRTTLLIMFLVAQMVPVEALTIPLFFLMRDMGQLNTLGSLILPHIAFSLPFAIWMLRGFVKAVPDALEEAAYIDGASRARFLWQILFPLVFPGLVATSVFSFISAWNDFLFAKSFIISDTSQSTLPMALLVFYKPDEPDWGGVMAASTVMTIPVLIFFVLVQRRLVSGLGGAVKD, encoded by the coding sequence ATGAACCTCGTCAGGGGTCTTGTACGGCGCCCGTGGCGGCTCGCCGCCGAGGTGTCCGCGCTGCTGATCGCGGCCGTGGTCGCCTTCCCCCTCTACTGGATGGTGCTCAGCGCCTTCAAACCGGCCGGAGAGGTCGAGTCGACCGAGCCACGGCCCTGGACGCTTTCGCCCTCCCTCGATTCCTTCCGGCGCGTCTTCGGGCAGCAGGAATTCGGCCGGTACTTCCTCAACAGCCTTGTGGTCGCGTGCTCCGTGGTCGTCGCCTCCGCACTCATCGCGTTTCTCGCGGCGACCGCGGTGACACGATTCCGCTTCCGATTCCGGACCACCCTGCTGATCATGTTCCTGGTCGCGCAGATGGTGCCCGTCGAGGCCCTGACGATCCCCCTCTTCTTCCTCATGCGGGACATGGGCCAACTGAACACGCTGGGCTCGCTGATCCTGCCGCACATCGCCTTCTCGCTGCCCTTCGCGATCTGGATGCTGCGGGGTTTTGTGAAGGCCGTACCGGACGCGCTGGAGGAGGCCGCGTACATCGACGGGGCGAGCCGGGCGCGATTCCTGTGGCAGATCCTTTTCCCCCTCGTCTTCCCGGGACTTGTGGCCACGAGCGTCTTTTCCTTCATCTCGGCCTGGAACGACTTCCTGTTCGCCAAGTCCTTCATCATCAGCGACACCTCGCAGTCCACCCTGCCGATGGCCCTCCTCGTCTTCTACAAGCCGGACGAGCCGGACTGGGGCGGCGTGATGGCGGCCTCCACAGTGATGACGATTCCGGTGCTGATCTTCTTCGTACTCGTACAGCGACGACTGGTCTCCGGCCTCGGCGGAGCGGTAAAGGACTGA
- a CDS encoding carbohydrate ABC transporter permease, with the protein MPGEAAADRPASPGPGASVRKSASGWRGGGGVSGGSRLGRGGWTPWLYLAPALVVLGALLLYPIYQLGLISFLRYTQAQVSGGEPTTFEGFGNYRTLFADDQFWQVLLATLVFAAACVVSTLAAGCALAVLLTRVRAVPRLALMLAALGAWATPAVTGSTVWLFLFDPDFGPVNRVLGIGDHSWTYGHYSAFALVLLEVVWCSFPFVMVTVYAGIRAVPAEVLEAAALDGASQWRIWRSVLAPLLQPILVVVTIQSVIWDFKVFTQIYVMTNGGGIAGQNLVLNVYAYQKAFAASQYSLGSAIGVVMLVILLAVTLVYLRLLRRQGEEL; encoded by the coding sequence TTGCCCGGCGAGGCTGCGGCGGACCGCCCAGCCTCACCCGGCCCCGGCGCATCCGTACGGAAGTCGGCGTCCGGGTGGCGTGGCGGCGGGGGTGTGTCCGGGGGTTCCCGGCTTGGGCGCGGTGGCTGGACCCCCTGGCTCTATCTCGCCCCCGCCCTCGTCGTCCTCGGTGCTCTGCTCCTCTACCCCATCTATCAGCTCGGCCTGATCTCGTTCCTGCGGTACACCCAGGCCCAGGTCAGCGGTGGCGAACCGACCACCTTCGAGGGGTTCGGCAACTACCGGACGCTGTTCGCCGACGACCAGTTCTGGCAGGTGCTCCTCGCGACGCTGGTGTTCGCGGCGGCCTGTGTGGTGTCCACGCTGGCGGCCGGCTGCGCGCTGGCGGTGCTCCTCACGCGCGTGCGGGCCGTGCCCCGGCTGGCGCTGATGCTGGCCGCGCTCGGGGCGTGGGCCACCCCGGCCGTCACCGGCTCCACGGTCTGGCTGTTCCTCTTCGACCCCGACTTCGGCCCCGTCAACCGGGTCCTCGGGATCGGCGACCACTCATGGACGTACGGGCATTACAGCGCCTTCGCCCTCGTGCTGCTCGAAGTGGTGTGGTGCTCCTTCCCGTTCGTGATGGTGACGGTGTACGCCGGGATCCGTGCCGTACCGGCCGAGGTGCTGGAGGCGGCCGCCCTGGACGGTGCCTCGCAGTGGCGGATCTGGCGCTCGGTGCTCGCGCCGCTGCTCCAGCCGATCCTGGTGGTCGTCACCATCCAGTCGGTCATCTGGGACTTCAAGGTCTTCACGCAGATCTACGTGATGACCAACGGCGGCGGCATCGCCGGACAGAACCTCGTGCTGAACGTGTACGCGTACCAGAAGGCGTTCGCCGCCTCGCAGTACAGCCTCGGCTCGGCGATCGGCGTGGTGATGCTGGTGATCCTGCTCGCGGTCACGCTGGTCTATCTGCGGCTGCTGCGCAGGCAGGGGGAGGAACTATGA